A DNA window from Candidatus Zixiibacteriota bacterium contains the following coding sequences:
- a CDS encoding magnesium chelatase: MKLPQTLGALQASKYVARSTKDEMRANLLEQIRAGRRRWPGIIGYDRSVIPQLENAILSRHDVLLLGLRGQAKTRILRQLTNFLDERVPVIKGSPLNEDPYNPITAASKRLVAEAGNDLEIGWLTREERYHEKLATPDVSVADLIGDLDPIKAVKERLDLSDENVIHWGIIPRTNRGIFAINELPDLQPRIQVALLNILEENDFQIRGFPIRLPLDMMLAFTANPEDYTNRGNIITPLKDRIASQINTHYPQDMAAAKAITLQEAWHKRDHQVEVPDLIHDIIEEIAFEARKSEHVDQTSGVSARLTISAYENLISNVERRAAINQDDDFFPRICDLYAAVASIVGKVELVYEGELEGPNMVAMSLIGEATKNVFRQRFPEPRPAKPNVDSRPQENVYEAVTDFFSAGKRLEISDEQTYKTYREALMQIVGLKEIAKRYYKTNDERGVLLAMEFILEGLHRHNLIAKESPDNRFVYVDMLENMLRD, from the coding sequence ATGAAATTACCACAAACTCTGGGCGCGCTGCAGGCGAGCAAATACGTTGCGCGCAGTACCAAGGACGAGATGCGGGCAAACCTGCTGGAGCAGATTCGCGCCGGACGTCGGCGCTGGCCCGGCATCATCGGCTACGATCGCTCGGTCATTCCGCAACTGGAGAATGCGATCTTGTCGCGTCACGACGTTTTGCTTCTGGGCCTGCGCGGTCAGGCCAAGACGCGCATTCTGCGACAATTGACCAACTTCCTTGATGAACGGGTTCCGGTGATCAAAGGGAGTCCGCTCAACGAGGATCCCTACAATCCCATCACCGCCGCCTCCAAGCGTCTGGTCGCTGAAGCCGGCAACGATCTGGAAATCGGCTGGCTCACGCGGGAGGAACGCTACCACGAGAAACTGGCGACACCCGACGTTTCGGTCGCCGACCTGATCGGCGATCTTGACCCGATCAAGGCGGTCAAAGAGCGGCTCGATCTGTCTGACGAGAACGTTATTCACTGGGGTATTATTCCCCGCACCAATCGCGGTATTTTTGCCATCAATGAGCTTCCCGACCTGCAGCCACGAATTCAGGTAGCGCTGCTGAATATCCTGGAAGAAAACGATTTTCAGATTCGCGGCTTCCCGATCCGCCTGCCGCTCGACATGATGCTGGCGTTCACCGCAAATCCGGAAGACTATACCAATCGCGGCAATATCATCACTCCGCTCAAGGACCGGATCGCGTCCCAGATCAACACGCACTATCCGCAGGACATGGCTGCCGCGAAGGCGATCACGCTGCAGGAAGCCTGGCACAAACGCGATCACCAGGTCGAAGTGCCTGATCTGATTCATGACATCATCGAAGAGATCGCTTTCGAGGCACGCAAGAGCGAGCACGTGGATCAGACCTCGGGAGTCTCGGCGCGCCTGACGATCTCGGCCTATGAGAATCTGATCTCAAACGTTGAACGCCGCGCGGCAATCAACCAGGACGACGATTTCTTCCCGCGTATCTGCGACCTGTATGCCGCGGTCGCGTCGATCGTCGGCAAGGTGGAGCTGGTGTACGAGGGTGAACTCGAGGGCCCGAACATGGTGGCGATGAGCCTGATCGGCGAAGCGACTAAGAATGTCTTCCGTCAGCGGTTTCCGGAACCACGGCCGGCCAAGCCGAACGTCGACAGCCGCCCGCAGGAGAATGTGTACGAGGCCGTGACCGATTTCTTTTCCGCCGGCAAGCGTCTGGAGATCTCCGACGAACAGACCTACAAAACTTACCGCGAGGCCCTGATGCAGATCGTCGGCCTCAAGGAGATCGCCAAACGTTACTACAAGACCAACGATGAACGCGGCGTCCTGCTGGCGATGGAGTTCATCCTGGAAGGGCTGCACCGCCACAACTTGATCGCGAAGGAGTCCCCCGATAATCGCTTCGTTTACGTCGATATGCTCGAAAACATGCTGAGGGACTAA
- the glgP gene encoding alpha-glucan family phosphorylase, with translation MVKALRYIQVEPVLPEGLKPLRDIAYNLYWCWNHEAIQLLRRIDYKLWEESGHNPVRLLSMIPQPKLEKLERDAAFRAHLESVAREFSVYMNGDTWFGEQHFRADKPEIAYFSAEYGLTESLPIYSGGLGVLAGDHLKSASDLGLPLVGVGLLYQRGYFQQYLNADGWQGEYYPELDFSMLPLTEVTDKNGDPLFVTLDIVGRKVSIKVWRIQVGRVPLLLLDTNLAQNAIEDRDITSELYGGDTEMRIKQEMVLGIGGVRALESAGLSPSVYHMNEGHSAFLAIDRIRRRMQLDHLSFNEAAMLVKQSTIFTTHTPVPAGIDRFPRDLIDRYLRPYYSELGLSPNEFFAFGSPVGGYASNEFNMAHLAMNSSSHINGVSKLHAEVSRKMWQNSWPGVPLNEVPIDSITNGIHTRSWISQEIADLYGRYLGLDWMDKPADHSCWSNVDDILDSELWRTHELRREKMISLIRQRLKEQYQRRGASPRELKVVSEVLNSELLTVGFARRFASYKRGALLFRDMDRLKRIVNDTKHPVQFVFAGKAHPRDNIGKELIKTIVHTIRDPQLRDRVVFLENYDLAMARYLVQGVDVWLNTPRRPMEASGTSGMKVVFNGGLNVSVLDGWWVEGYRADVGWAIGSGEEYENHDYQDEIEANALYDILEKEVAPTFYDRGRDGIPREWVAKMKRSIKLLNPMFNSNRMVQEYADKFYMSAFRQFRILENDNYAELRSLASWYKHLKDRWADIRILELSSETPSKVSVATPVSITARIFIGEFKPDDLKVELYIGRLSQRGEIADALTFEMDPDGSAQAGVYTYRCHTPLTTSGRFGYSVRVLPGHRSAVHRHEFGLITWANGDV, from the coding sequence ATGGTTAAGGCGCTAAGATACATCCAGGTTGAACCAGTCCTGCCTGAGGGATTAAAGCCCCTTCGCGACATCGCTTACAATCTATACTGGTGCTGGAACCATGAGGCGATTCAGCTCCTGCGTCGCATCGACTATAAGCTTTGGGAAGAGTCGGGGCATAACCCGGTTCGCCTGCTGTCGATGATCCCGCAGCCAAAGCTGGAGAAGCTGGAGCGCGATGCCGCCTTCCGGGCACACCTGGAAAGTGTGGCACGCGAGTTCAGCGTTTACATGAATGGCGACACCTGGTTTGGCGAACAGCATTTCCGTGCCGACAAACCGGAGATCGCCTATTTTTCGGCCGAATACGGGCTGACCGAGTCGCTGCCGATTTACTCCGGCGGTCTCGGTGTGCTGGCCGGCGATCATCTCAAGTCGGCCAGCGATCTGGGCCTGCCCTTGGTCGGCGTCGGCTTATTGTATCAGCGCGGCTATTTCCAGCAGTACCTCAATGCCGACGGCTGGCAGGGCGAATACTATCCGGAACTCGATTTCTCGATGCTGCCGCTGACCGAGGTCACCGACAAGAACGGCGATCCGCTGTTTGTTACACTCGACATCGTTGGCCGCAAGGTCTCGATCAAGGTGTGGCGCATCCAGGTCGGCCGCGTACCGCTGCTGCTGCTCGACACCAACCTGGCGCAGAATGCCATCGAAGACCGCGACATCACCAGCGAGCTGTACGGTGGCGACACCGAAATGCGAATCAAGCAGGAGATGGTACTCGGCATCGGCGGCGTGCGTGCTCTCGAAAGTGCCGGCTTGTCGCCTTCGGTCTACCACATGAATGAAGGCCACAGCGCGTTCTTGGCGATCGACCGCATCCGCCGTCGCATGCAACTGGATCACTTGAGTTTCAATGAAGCTGCGATGTTGGTCAAGCAGTCGACGATCTTCACGACGCACACGCCGGTACCGGCCGGCATCGACCGGTTCCCGCGCGATCTGATTGATCGCTACTTGCGGCCGTATTACTCCGAACTCGGGTTGAGTCCGAACGAGTTTTTTGCGTTCGGCAGTCCCGTCGGCGGCTACGCCAGCAACGAATTCAATATGGCGCATCTGGCGATGAATTCATCCTCGCACATCAACGGCGTGAGCAAGCTCCATGCGGAAGTGTCGCGCAAGATGTGGCAAAACTCCTGGCCGGGCGTGCCGCTGAATGAGGTACCGATCGATTCAATCACCAACGGCATTCATACCCGCTCCTGGATCTCGCAAGAAATTGCCGACTTGTACGGCCGCTACCTGGGTCTCGACTGGATGGACAAACCGGCGGATCACTCCTGCTGGAGCAATGTCGACGATATCCTCGACAGCGAGCTGTGGCGGACCCACGAACTCCGACGCGAGAAGATGATTTCCTTGATTCGGCAGCGGCTCAAAGAGCAGTATCAACGCCGGGGGGCCTCGCCGCGCGAACTGAAAGTTGTCAGTGAGGTGCTCAACTCCGAGCTGCTCACGGTCGGATTTGCCCGCCGATTCGCCTCCTACAAGCGCGGGGCACTCTTGTTCCGCGACATGGACCGACTGAAACGAATCGTCAACGATACCAAGCACCCGGTGCAATTCGTCTTCGCCGGTAAAGCCCATCCGCGCGACAATATCGGCAAGGAACTGATCAAGACCATCGTCCACACAATTCGCGATCCGCAACTGCGCGACCGGGTGGTCTTCCTTGAGAATTACGACCTGGCGATGGCGCGCTATCTGGTTCAGGGCGTCGACGTCTGGCTCAATACACCGCGACGGCCGATGGAAGCCTCCGGCACCAGCGGCATGAAGGTGGTCTTTAACGGCGGCCTCAACGTCAGCGTGTTGGACGGTTGGTGGGTCGAAGGTTATCGCGCCGACGTCGGTTGGGCCATTGGCTCCGGCGAGGAGTACGAAAACCACGACTATCAGGATGAGATCGAGGCCAACGCGCTGTACGATATTCTCGAGAAGGAAGTCGCGCCGACGTTCTACGATCGCGGCCGCGATGGCATTCCGCGCGAGTGGGTGGCCAAGATGAAGCGGTCGATCAAGCTCTTGAACCCGATGTTCAATTCCAACCGCATGGTGCAGGAGTACGCCGACAAATTCTATATGAGTGCATTTCGCCAGTTCCGCATCCTCGAGAATGACAATTACGCCGAGCTGCGCTCGCTGGCATCGTGGTACAAGCACCTCAAAGACCGCTGGGCGGACATCCGCATCCTGGAACTCAGTTCCGAAACGCCCTCAAAGGTTAGTGTCGCGACCCCGGTCTCGATTACGGCCCGAATTTTCATCGGCGAGTTCAAGCCCGACGACCTCAAGGTCGAACTCTACATTGGCCGGTTGTCACAGCGCGGCGAAATCGCTGATGCCCTGACCTTTGAAATGGACCCGGACGGCAGCGCCCAGGCGGGTGTCTACACCTACCGCTGCCACACCCCGCTCACAACGAGCGGTCGCTTCGGTTATTCCGTGCGGGTCTTGCCGGGACATCGGAGCGCCGTTCATCGCCATGAATTCGGCCTCATCACCTGGGCCAACGGTGACGTGTAA
- a CDS encoding M48 family metalloprotease → MEHPRFRTDRVGRLWFLGAAILAAFIGCLLLNGCATNLATGKRQFNLISEAREVAIGQQADAEISAQMGLYPDSALQTYVSNLGLQMAAQSERPNLPWSFKVVDDPMVNAFALPGGFIYVTRGILAHLNSEAELTGVIGHEIGHVTGKHSVEQMSKQQVASIGLGVGTILEPRLEKFAGLASQGLGLLFLKYGRDDETEADYLGLRYMQRTQHDPRQLVGVMEMLDGVTQASGGSGIPEWLSTHPNPGNRATVIRSHVDTISTDLSKSVVGRDALLARIDGIVFGDNPRHGYFRENVFLHPDFKFRFEFPTGWTTANQVQGVIGINAEKDAMIQITLSNATSQTAAANQFFAQEGLAVSGTQTGNLNGIPAAWGQFSAQTADGALRGVAYFYSYEGNVFQVLGYGVAENWQKNDQTVTASVRSFAKLTDAKVLAVQPWRIKIVTLTEPMTIVDFNKKFPSPVPLATLMLINRCDENTRFVKGNKIKNVVGEILP, encoded by the coding sequence ATGGAGCATCCACGATTTCGCACAGACCGTGTCGGGCGCCTGTGGTTCCTTGGGGCAGCGATTCTTGCGGCCTTCATCGGTTGCTTGTTGCTTAACGGCTGCGCCACCAATCTGGCGACCGGCAAGCGTCAATTCAACCTCATCAGTGAGGCGCGCGAGGTGGCAATCGGGCAGCAAGCCGATGCGGAGATTTCCGCGCAGATGGGACTTTATCCGGACTCGGCCCTGCAGACATACGTCAGCAATCTCGGTCTGCAGATGGCCGCGCAATCCGAGCGCCCCAATCTGCCCTGGAGTTTCAAGGTCGTGGACGACCCGATGGTGAATGCCTTCGCACTTCCGGGCGGATTCATCTACGTTACGCGCGGCATCCTGGCACACCTTAACAGCGAAGCCGAGCTGACGGGCGTCATCGGCCACGAAATCGGTCATGTCACCGGCAAACACTCCGTTGAGCAGATGAGCAAACAGCAGGTTGCCTCAATCGGACTGGGCGTCGGGACAATTCTGGAACCGCGGCTGGAGAAATTCGCCGGACTTGCGAGCCAAGGGCTGGGATTGCTTTTTCTCAAGTACGGTCGCGACGACGAGACGGAGGCCGATTATCTGGGGCTGCGCTATATGCAGCGAACGCAGCACGACCCGCGCCAATTGGTTGGTGTCATGGAGATGCTGGATGGTGTGACCCAGGCATCCGGCGGCAGCGGCATTCCGGAGTGGCTCTCGACCCACCCGAATCCGGGGAATCGCGCCACCGTGATCCGCTCGCACGTCGACACGATCTCCACCGATCTGTCCAAGAGTGTTGTCGGCCGCGATGCCTTGCTGGCCAGGATCGACGGCATCGTTTTCGGCGATAATCCGCGCCACGGCTACTTCCGAGAGAATGTCTTCCTGCATCCCGACTTCAAATTCCGGTTCGAGTTTCCGACCGGTTGGACAACCGCCAATCAGGTGCAGGGCGTCATCGGCATCAACGCCGAGAAGGATGCAATGATCCAAATCACGCTTTCCAACGCGACTTCGCAGACAGCCGCCGCCAATCAATTCTTCGCCCAAGAGGGACTAGCGGTCAGCGGTACCCAAACCGGCAACCTCAACGGCATTCCCGCCGCCTGGGGGCAGTTTTCTGCGCAGACAGCGGACGGCGCGCTGCGCGGCGTGGCATATTTCTACTCGTACGAAGGTAATGTCTTCCAAGTTCTCGGTTACGGCGTGGCGGAAAACTGGCAGAAAAATGATCAGACGGTGACCGCGTCGGTGCGGAGCTTCGCCAAGCTGACCGATGCCAAGGTCCTGGCCGTTCAGCCGTGGCGGATCAAAATTGTCACGCTGACGGAGCCGATGACCATCGTGGATTTCAATAAGAAATTCCCGTCGCCCGTGCCATTGGCCACGCTGATGTTGATCAACCGTTGCGACGAAAACACACGTTTCGTCAAAGGCAACAAGATCAAGAATGTGGTGGGAGAGATCCTGCCGTAG
- a CDS encoding cation:proton antiporter produces the protein MKELIQKPELLYIAALFALFVVPKILQRFRLPSAITCVMLGAGAGMGLSLFHNDPTIGLLSTFGIVALFLFAGLEIDFAELKSRLPTVAAYIGANLAGLALAGWVAMLAFDLPLRPALLVALAVLTPSAGFILNSLSSFGMTPNEGRWARTMVVANEIVALAVLFGILQSASLPRFSISLGVLVLMIALLPLLFKAFARLVLPYAPNSEFAFLVMTAVLCAFVTRELGVYYLVGAFVAGIAAQRFRTELASIASEQMLHAVEVFASFFVPFYFFHAGLHLERSDFLPASFAVGLTIFAIMAPLRVLWVAGLMRIVVAEPLKGGLRVGAALLPTLVFTLVIAGILRDVYEVPGYVFGGLIVYTLVNTLLPGFILHAPRGAYGLPLEVELAESEAATTSKSDLT, from the coding sequence ATGAAAGAACTGATACAGAAACCGGAACTGCTCTATATTGCGGCGTTATTTGCACTCTTTGTCGTGCCCAAGATTTTGCAGCGTTTTCGGCTGCCGTCGGCGATCACCTGTGTCATGCTGGGTGCCGGCGCCGGAATGGGGCTTTCGCTCTTCCATAACGACCCCACGATCGGGCTGCTGTCAACGTTCGGCATTGTCGCTCTATTCTTGTTTGCCGGATTGGAGATCGACTTTGCCGAACTCAAAAGCCGCTTGCCAACCGTGGCGGCCTACATCGGCGCCAATCTTGCCGGGTTGGCGCTGGCGGGTTGGGTTGCGATGCTGGCATTTGATCTACCTTTGCGTCCGGCGCTGTTGGTGGCGCTGGCGGTGCTGACGCCGTCGGCCGGGTTCATTCTCAATTCGCTCTCTTCGTTCGGCATGACCCCGAACGAGGGACGGTGGGCACGCACGATGGTGGTGGCCAACGAAATCGTGGCGTTGGCGGTGCTCTTCGGCATTTTGCAATCGGCATCGTTGCCACGGTTCTCGATCTCGCTGGGAGTTCTCGTGCTGATGATCGCCCTCTTGCCGCTGCTCTTCAAAGCGTTTGCGCGCCTTGTGCTTCCCTACGCACCCAATTCGGAATTCGCCTTCCTGGTCATGACCGCCGTGCTGTGCGCGTTCGTCACTCGCGAACTGGGCGTGTATTACCTGGTCGGCGCCTTCGTGGCGGGAATCGCGGCCCAGCGATTTCGCACCGAGTTGGCGTCAATAGCCTCGGAGCAGATGCTGCACGCGGTCGAAGTGTTCGCGTCGTTCTTCGTACCGTTCTACTTCTTCCATGCCGGTCTGCACCTCGAACGGAGTGACTTCCTGCCGGCGTCGTTTGCCGTAGGATTGACCATCTTCGCTATCATGGCGCCGTTGCGCGTACTCTGGGTCGCCGGACTAATGCGGATCGTCGTTGCCGAGCCGCTGAAGGGCGGCCTGCGCGTCGGCGCCGCCCTGCTGCCGACGCTGGTCTTCACGCTGGTCATCGCGGGTATCCTGCGCGACGTGTACGAGGTTCCCGGTTATGTCTTTGGCGGGCTGATTGTCTACACACTCGTCAACACGCTGCTGCCGGGTTTCATTCTGCATGCCCCGCGCGGCGCCTATGGTTTGCCGTTGGAAGTGGAGTTAGCCGAATCGGAGGCAGCTACAACTTCCAAAAGCGATTTGACTTGA
- a CDS encoding flotillin family protein, whose translation METGFDVSASWVFAVFAGVFVLILFFVIIARRYTKVGPNEVLIVSGIRHKVQDAAGVKATIGFRIVKGGGTFVLPVFERVDRLSLELFTLDVNTPEVYTMHGVPVIVDGVAQVKVRGDDVSIRTAAEQFLSKGKQEIMNIALQTMEGHLRAILGTLTVEEIYSNRDAFAQKVQEVAAADMANMGLVVVSFTIRDIRDKQGYLEALGKPQIARVKKDAIVGEAEANRDATIKSADAFREGQIAKLLADTKVAEADRDYKMKVAEYEASVNLKKADADLAYELQKNKTSQNVKREEMEIVLVEKTKQIEIQNKEIERKQNELEALVKRPAEADRFKVEQGAAAEKFRLQETAEGQAEATRAIGLAEAEANKARGVAEADVIKAQGLSTAEAMSAKADAWRHYNEAAIVQMLIDKLPDIARAISEPLARTEKIVIINSGGDGGGASKITGDITKIIAQLPPVVESLTGLKLEEILRKIPGMTERGTAEVKIEPSERP comes from the coding sequence ATGGAAACGGGTTTTGATGTTAGTGCCAGTTGGGTATTTGCCGTCTTTGCCGGCGTCTTTGTCCTCATTCTCTTTTTCGTCATCATCGCGCGGCGCTATACCAAGGTCGGCCCCAATGAGGTGCTGATCGTTTCGGGTATTCGCCACAAGGTGCAGGACGCCGCCGGTGTCAAAGCGACGATCGGTTTTCGCATCGTCAAGGGTGGCGGTACGTTCGTGCTGCCGGTCTTTGAGCGCGTCGACCGACTATCGTTGGAATTGTTTACGCTCGATGTCAATACGCCGGAGGTCTACACGATGCACGGCGTGCCGGTGATTGTGGACGGCGTGGCGCAGGTCAAGGTGCGCGGCGACGATGTCAGCATTCGTACCGCTGCCGAGCAGTTCCTTTCCAAGGGCAAACAAGAAATCATGAACATCGCGCTGCAAACGATGGAAGGCCACCTGCGCGCGATCCTGGGTACGCTGACCGTTGAAGAGATTTACTCCAATCGCGACGCGTTTGCCCAAAAGGTACAGGAAGTCGCCGCCGCCGACATGGCGAACATGGGTCTGGTCGTAGTTTCGTTCACGATCCGCGATATCCGCGACAAACAAGGTTATCTCGAGGCCCTGGGCAAGCCGCAGATCGCGCGGGTCAAGAAAGACGCAATCGTCGGCGAGGCGGAAGCCAATCGTGACGCCACGATCAAGTCGGCCGACGCCTTCCGCGAAGGACAGATCGCCAAGCTGCTGGCGGATACCAAGGTTGCCGAAGCTGATCGCGATTACAAGATGAAGGTCGCCGAATACGAGGCGTCGGTGAATCTGAAGAAGGCTGATGCCGATCTGGCCTACGAGCTGCAGAAGAACAAGACCAGCCAGAACGTCAAGCGCGAAGAGATGGAAATCGTGTTGGTCGAGAAAACCAAGCAGATTGAGATCCAGAACAAGGAGATTGAGCGCAAACAGAACGAACTGGAAGCGCTGGTCAAGCGGCCGGCGGAAGCGGATCGCTTCAAAGTCGAACAGGGAGCGGCGGCCGAGAAATTCCGGCTTCAGGAGACGGCGGAAGGTCAGGCGGAAGCTACGCGCGCGATCGGTCTGGCAGAAGCCGAAGCCAACAAGGCGCGCGGCGTGGCTGAAGCGGATGTCATCAAGGCGCAGGGACTTTCGACGGCGGAGGCCATGTCAGCCAAGGCGGATGCGTGGAGGCACTACAACGAGGCCGCCATTGTGCAGATGCTGATAGACAAGTTGCCGGATATTGCACGCGCGATTTCCGAGCCGCTGGCGCGAACGGAGAAGATCGTCATCATCAACTCGGGCGGAGACGGCGGCGGTGCGTCCAAGATAACCGGCGATATCACCAAGATTATCGCGCAGTTGCCGCCCGTCGTTGAGTCGCTCACGGGGCTGAAGCTCGAAGAGATTCTGCGTAAGATTCCGGGCATGACGGAACGCGGGACGGCGGAAGTAAAGATCGAGCCGTCGGAGCGCCCATAA
- a CDS encoding NfeD family protein: MSFTLSSFFFLCMLAGLIYALLSAIFSGIFSGHGDGASVGDHVDVTGEHSPVGGELHFSPLSPAVMAVFVTVFGAVGLVCVRAAQLTALPAVSIATLAAFASAIGTYYIFRTLYRHTQGSSEATMAELIGLTAEVLTPLEGTHTGEIAYVQKGTRYTSMARSHDGRRIESHMPVKIIKVVGNLCIVEPD; this comes from the coding sequence ATGAGTTTTACCTTAAGCAGTTTCTTTTTCCTCTGCATGTTGGCCGGGCTCATTTACGCCCTGCTATCGGCGATTTTCTCCGGCATCTTCTCCGGCCACGGCGATGGCGCTTCGGTTGGCGACCATGTTGACGTGACGGGCGAGCACTCGCCGGTTGGCGGCGAGCTGCACTTCTCGCCGCTGTCACCGGCAGTGATGGCCGTTTTCGTCACCGTCTTCGGCGCAGTTGGACTGGTCTGCGTGCGGGCCGCGCAACTGACGGCTTTGCCGGCCGTATCGATTGCTACGCTGGCGGCGTTTGCATCAGCGATCGGGACCTACTACATCTTCCGCACGCTCTATCGCCACACCCAGGGTTCGTCGGAGGCGACGATGGCCGAGTTGATCGGCCTGACGGCGGAAGTTTTGACGCCGCTCGAGGGGACGCACACCGGTGAAATCGCCTATGTTCAGAAAGGCACGCGCTACACCTCGATGGCGCGTTCGCACGACGGCCGCCGGATTGAAAGTCACATGCCGGTCAAGATCATCAAGGTCGTCGGAAATCTTTGCATCGTTGAGCCCGACTAA
- a CDS encoding protein-L-isoaspartate(D-aspartate) O-methyltransferase — translation MDEQKSDSFYHQRQVMVEKQLASRDIVSSAVLNAMRRVPRHEFVPPDQRADAYIDGPLPIGFGQTISQPYIVAIMTQLARVDSAAKVLEIGTGSGYQAAILAEIADSVFSIEIVEPLCHRADSTLKLLGYRKIAVRCGDGYRGWPEHAPFDAIVVTAAPDHIPQPLVDQLKVGGRLIIPVGDRNQELMQITKSEQGTINQAIIPVRFVPMTGEARGD, via the coding sequence ATGGATGAGCAGAAATCCGATTCATTCTATCATCAGCGCCAGGTCATGGTCGAAAAGCAACTGGCCAGTCGCGACATCGTCAGTTCAGCGGTTTTGAACGCCATGCGGCGTGTTCCTCGCCATGAATTTGTGCCTCCGGATCAGCGTGCCGACGCCTATATTGACGGCCCGCTGCCAATTGGCTTCGGCCAGACGATCTCGCAACCATACATTGTGGCCATTATGACGCAGTTGGCACGCGTCGATTCCGCTGCGAAAGTGTTGGAAATCGGCACTGGTTCCGGGTATCAGGCGGCCATATTGGCAGAGATAGCGGATTCTGTTTTCAGCATTGAAATCGTTGAGCCGCTATGTCACCGGGCCGACAGCACGCTGAAGCTACTGGGCTACCGCAAGATCGCGGTGAGGTGCGGCGACGGCTATCGCGGCTGGCCAGAGCATGCGCCGTTTGACGCAATCGTAGTGACCGCCGCGCCCGACCATATTCCGCAGCCGTTGGTCGACCAGCTCAAGGTCGGCGGCCGGCTGATTATCCCGGTCGGCGATCGCAATCAGGAGTTGATGCAGATCACGAAATCCGAGCAGGGAACGATCAATCAGGCCATAATCCCGGTGCGGTTTGTGCCGATGACCGGCGAGGCCCGCGGCGATTAG